In Limisalsivibrio acetivorans, one genomic interval encodes:
- the ubiE gene encoding bifunctional demethylmenaquinone methyltransferase/2-methoxy-6-polyprenyl-1,4-benzoquinol methylase UbiE produces the protein MEKKSREIQKMFDDIAPKYDFLNRALSFRTDVAWRKKAIKLSELEDGQRILDLACGTADMMIQMSKSEKDIELIGGDFSYNMLRKGAEKFPEGAFSVSDAHCLPFKDESFDRILIAFGFRNVTDKPRGLSEMNRVLKPGGRLCILEFSTPENPVFAAVYRFYFTKILPFIGGLISGNRKAYEYLPDSVYKFPKKPEYRRMIMQAGFSKVDFNPLSMGICDATICIK, from the coding sequence TTGGAAAAGAAATCTCGTGAAATACAGAAGATGTTTGACGACATCGCCCCTAAATACGATTTTCTCAACCGTGCCCTTAGCTTCCGCACCGATGTGGCTTGGCGTAAGAAGGCCATAAAGCTTTCGGAGCTGGAGGACGGGCAGAGGATCCTTGATCTGGCCTGTGGAACGGCGGATATGATGATCCAGATGAGCAAGTCCGAAAAGGATATCGAGCTCATTGGCGGTGATTTTAGCTACAACATGCTCAGAAAGGGTGCGGAGAAGTTTCCCGAGGGTGCTTTTTCCGTAAGCGATGCCCATTGTCTCCCCTTCAAGGATGAATCCTTCGATCGGATCCTCATAGCCTTTGGCTTCCGCAACGTTACGGATAAGCCGAGGGGGCTGAGCGAGATGAACAGGGTTCTTAAACCGGGGGGAAGGCTCTGCATACTCGAGTTCAGCACACCGGAAAACCCTGTTTTTGCCGCAGTTTACCGTTTCTATTTCACAAAGATTCTCCCCTTCATCGGGGGGCTTATATCGGGGAACAGGAAGGCCTATGAGTATCTCCCCGATTCCGTTTATAAATTCCCAAAAAAGCCCGAGTACCGCAGGATGATAATGCAGGCGGGCTTTTCTAAGGTGGATTTTAATCCGCTCAGCATGGGCATCTGCGATGCCACTATCTGTATAAAATAA
- a CDS encoding HDOD domain-containing protein — MKLSYRGSKDTLKQLISMLAGEIEFVQEDSADVCIIEISDVEILYKLNKEFRIPTFFYINTKDKRIREGIKNFKISGLFFPPLKKEDILKKLKVSAEHTSQGKTSGDFDTLKAKVIAKAESIPALPALARELLRLTQQDNSQMKDFVDKIKKDQGVSSRIIKLVNSPFYGLRKEITSIDRATVLLGLNTVKNLALAVSTEGYYNKQFNIYKTDGHALWEHAVMVALLSECLASRVGEDSDALYLAGLMHDIGKTVLVDFLVKEVDTTKDELAQIGIDHASVGSMILSKWSVADIISEAVNKHHLKTDNRQAMIVYFANLLAQDRENAEGYLADAAEFFGVSYEDVAIPVMQILEVSSEESEDGESG, encoded by the coding sequence ATGAAACTTTCGTACAGAGGGAGCAAGGATACGCTTAAACAGCTTATCTCCATGCTCGCCGGTGAGATTGAATTTGTGCAGGAGGATTCGGCGGATGTCTGCATCATCGAGATCAGCGATGTTGAGATACTCTATAAGCTGAACAAGGAGTTCAGGATCCCCACCTTCTTCTATATCAATACGAAGGATAAGCGGATACGGGAGGGGATCAAAAACTTCAAGATCTCCGGACTCTTCTTCCCTCCGCTGAAGAAAGAGGATATCCTCAAGAAGCTTAAGGTCTCTGCCGAGCATACCAGCCAGGGGAAAACCTCCGGTGATTTCGATACTCTCAAGGCGAAGGTTATCGCCAAGGCGGAGAGCATACCAGCTCTGCCTGCCCTTGCGAGGGAGCTGTTAAGGCTTACCCAGCAGGACAACTCCCAGATGAAGGACTTCGTGGATAAGATCAAGAAGGATCAGGGTGTCTCCTCCCGCATAATAAAGCTTGTCAACTCCCCCTTCTATGGCCTCCGAAAGGAGATAACGAGTATAGACCGTGCTACGGTTCTTCTTGGGCTTAATACGGTTAAGAATCTTGCCCTCGCTGTATCCACCGAAGGTTACTACAACAAGCAGTTCAACATATATAAAACAGACGGTCACGCCCTTTGGGAGCATGCGGTTATGGTTGCCTTACTGTCTGAGTGCTTGGCGTCACGTGTGGGTGAGGATTCCGATGCCCTTTATCTTGCAGGGCTTATGCACGATATAGGCAAAACTGTTCTTGTGGATTTCCTCGTCAAAGAGGTGGACACCACCAAGGACGAGCTTGCACAGATCGGGATCGATCATGCGAGTGTAGGCTCTATGATACTTAGCAAATGGTCCGTTGCGGATATTATCTCCGAAGCTGTGAATAAACATCACTTGAAGACGGACAACAGGCAGGCTATGATTGTTTATTTTGCGAATCTCCTTGCGCAGGATAGAGAAAATGCTGAAGGATATCTTGCTGATGCAGCTGAATTCTTCGGCGTGTCCTATGAGGATGTCGCTATACCCGTAATGCAGATTCTGGAGGTTAGTTCTGAAGAATCGGAAGATGGTGAATCTGGATAA
- a CDS encoding response regulator transcription factor, translating to MRILIADDELRLRKVVAMHLKKAGFEVVEAGNGKQALELLGEKEPDVCVLDVMMPEMTGLEACAAIKEDDETSSIPVILLTAMAESGDIEKGNTAGADYYLTKPFSPKELIEVINSKLKTE from the coding sequence ATGAGAATTTTGATTGCAGATGATGAGCTCAGGCTCAGAAAAGTAGTTGCCATGCACCTTAAGAAAGCAGGTTTTGAGGTGGTGGAGGCGGGCAACGGAAAGCAGGCGCTTGAGCTTCTTGGAGAGAAGGAGCCCGATGTTTGCGTTCTTGATGTTATGATGCCTGAAATGACAGGTCTTGAGGCTTGCGCTGCCATAAAAGAGGATGATGAAACCTCCTCTATCCCCGTTATTTTGCTCACAGCTATGGCGGAGAGCGGCGATATTGAAAAAGGTAACACCGCAGGGGCGGATTATTACCTCACAAAGCCCTTTAGCCCGAAGGAGCTTATTGAGGTTATAAACAGCAAACTTAAAACAGAGTGA
- a CDS encoding PP2C family protein-serine/threonine phosphatase, with product MVNLDKKLFNAFFTSTAADFQYTLCDYIMENGCLSFTFWTCEGNICEPALGEKGGSGISMDIFDLGYSGDAVTVPMMEIQYFDEAFSVHTALFFKSSNRVLGVVTFHEEPPAEIVSEISECAPFIGSRMDELLARDANINVYVDYQKKIEFIKKGSQIFKAIELDKVIAVSLSFFMEVFTAEAVCALYKSEFSGYGLEENDLREKISIEGVSAWEFASKTDRTEFIEESCHSNDFNINNVFIVYEETMQIRFLLFNIHFDIVPDKEFSELVSSLVTIAVENAANHEAMTRFKLEENEMKATGSILNKFVQRDVYYDSYPEIYGISYPARTAGGDFFFVREQGDTVFFCVADVCGKGYSAAVFTVVLSVFVAMSNCFEGENGLENLTRTMNLFLIDKNFEDRFITAFFGTYNRTNKELKYISCGHEPGVLYDEKGMNVLGSHYLPLGIADDNYESESVPIPENSTLFVYTDGITEYISQDDLEDKVGALVKGDCENVVHELYKELVTDRDTQRDDFTCMLLNF from the coding sequence ATGGTGAATCTGGATAAGAAGCTTTTCAACGCATTCTTTACCAGTACCGCTGCAGACTTTCAATATACATTGTGCGACTATATCATGGAGAACGGCTGTCTCTCCTTCACCTTTTGGACATGCGAAGGGAACATCTGCGAACCCGCTCTAGGCGAAAAAGGGGGCAGTGGTATCAGTATGGATATCTTCGATCTTGGATACAGCGGGGATGCTGTAACCGTCCCCATGATGGAGATCCAGTACTTTGATGAGGCCTTCAGTGTCCACACCGCCTTGTTTTTCAAAAGCTCAAACCGTGTCCTCGGTGTGGTGACCTTCCACGAAGAACCACCGGCTGAGATCGTTTCCGAGATAAGCGAATGCGCACCCTTCATAGGCTCCCGAATGGATGAGCTCCTCGCAAGGGATGCCAACATAAACGTTTATGTGGACTACCAGAAAAAGATCGAATTCATAAAGAAGGGGAGCCAGATATTCAAGGCCATCGAGCTGGATAAGGTTATCGCGGTTTCCCTTTCATTCTTCATGGAGGTTTTCACAGCCGAAGCGGTCTGTGCGCTCTATAAGAGCGAATTCAGCGGATACGGCCTTGAGGAGAATGATTTACGTGAAAAGATAAGCATTGAGGGTGTTTCAGCATGGGAGTTTGCCTCAAAGACCGATAGAACTGAATTCATAGAGGAGTCGTGCCATTCCAACGACTTCAATATAAACAACGTATTCATCGTGTATGAAGAGACTATGCAGATCCGATTTCTCCTCTTCAATATACATTTCGATATAGTGCCCGATAAGGAGTTCAGCGAGCTCGTATCATCCCTTGTAACCATTGCTGTGGAAAACGCCGCAAACCATGAGGCGATGACCCGTTTCAAGCTGGAAGAGAACGAGATGAAGGCAACGGGAAGCATCCTGAACAAGTTTGTCCAGCGGGATGTCTATTACGATAGTTATCCCGAGATATACGGCATAAGCTACCCCGCCAGAACCGCAGGTGGTGATTTTTTCTTTGTGAGAGAGCAGGGGGATACGGTTTTCTTCTGCGTCGCCGATGTTTGCGGAAAAGGGTACTCCGCTGCTGTCTTCACCGTTGTTCTCAGCGTGTTCGTAGCTATGAGCAACTGTTTTGAGGGTGAGAACGGCCTTGAAAACCTTACCAGAACAATGAACCTCTTCCTTATAGACAAAAACTTTGAGGACAGATTTATCACCGCCTTCTTTGGAACATATAACAGGACAAACAAGGAGCTCAAGTATATATCCTGCGGCCATGAACCGGGTGTTCTCTATGATGAGAAAGGTATGAACGTTCTCGGTTCCCACTATCTCCCCCTCGGCATAGCGGATGACAACTATGAGAGCGAATCGGTACCCATTCCGGAAAACTCCACCCTGTTCGTTTATACGGACGGCATAACGGAGTATATCAGCCAGGATGATCTGGAGGATAAGGTGGGTGCCCTTGTTAAAGGTGATTGCGAAAACGTCGTCCATGAGTTATATAAAGAACTTGTCACAGACAGGGACACACAGAGGGACGACTTCACCTGTATGCTGCTGAACTTCTAG